The Argiope bruennichi chromosome 9, qqArgBrue1.1, whole genome shotgun sequence genome contains a region encoding:
- the LOC129983578 gene encoding synaptic vesicle glycoprotein 2C-like yields the protein MKLLVTSLFLTSASAFIWFLDTRTTVIAFEALFHFISISGWNAVDVITTESYPATLGSTGYGFLSAVSRLAAILGNLTFAHYISVSKALPVLTTATVLMVGALAALKLKETKDNLM from the exons ATGAAACTTTTAG TGACGTCTCTATTTCTGACAAGCGCGAGCGCCTTTATATGGTTCTTGGACACCCGGACGACTGTGATTGCTTTCGAGGCGCTCTTCCACTTCATCTCCATTTCCGGTTGGAACGCCGTTGACGTCATCACTACAGAGTCCTATCCGGCAACACTCGG GAGTACTGGTTACGGTTTTCTGAGCGCCGTAAGTCGTCTAGCAGCCATCCTCGGCAACCTGACCTTCGCCCACTACATCAGTGTTTCCAAAGCCCTTCCCGTCCTGACCACAGCCACCGTCCTCATGGTGGGAGCTCTGGCCGCCCTCAAACTTAAGGAAACAAAGGACAACCTCATGTGA
- the LOC129985067 gene encoding glutamate receptor ionotropic, delta-1-like translates to MKFPKYLKVATTTAGSSKVIETENGYIATGIDIKLLQLLTEKLNFEYTIFLPKDDGRYGILYENGSWTGVTGMLQRGEVDISTLYSPIIEERMPVLDFSLPYYTLEKTFATDLPHSQPNYTVLLRPFQPDVWIALATFLILPIILDKGVFQRQQLSKPFTNLFKRAPPEMRNSVKRRILYGSWLMFQTIARFVYTSVVLSFLTVRPMPKGIKTIPELAEAVRKGTFRFYVPAGSLNAEFLAQSDSEDFRTIGLAIQKNNWMEVLEYRNEKIGEGKAIEEARAIFHIKYGKPPFSTVSVADDSFGIWSAGVVIRKGFCCLENINTAILRINNGGLYQKILDDEAFQQQYKLFSRKLPDSGVRKLGLEELSGSFFLLMLGYIISFLILIIERIYNRCTREEMQP, encoded by the coding sequence ATGAAATTTCCAAAGTATCTGAAAGTTGCTACCACCACAGCTGGATCTTCAAAAGTGATAGAAACAGAAAATGGCTATATAGCTACAGGAATCGACATCAAGCTGCTCCAACTTTTGACTGAAAAACTTAATTTCGAATATACTATTTTTCTGCCAAAGGATGACGGCAGGTATGGAATACTTTACGAAAATGGATCTTGGACTGGTGTCACGGGGATGCTGCAAAGAGGTGAAGTGGACATATCAACACTTTACTCGCCGATAATAGAGGAGCGAATGCCTGTGTTAGATTTTAGCCTTCCTTACTATACACTTGAAAAAACATTTGCCACAGACCTTCCTCACTCTCAGCCTAATTATACAGTCCTGTTAAGGCCATTCCAACCAGATGTTTGGATAGCACTTGCGACATTTCTAATTCTCCCAATAATTTTAGATAAAGGGGTTTTCCAAAGACAGCAACTTTCAAAGCCCTTTACCAACCTGTTTAAAAGAGCACCACCAGAAATGAGAAATTCTGTAAAGCGTAGAATTTTGTATGGATCTTGGCTGATGTTCCAGACCATCGCGCGATTCGTTTATACATCGGTAGTTTTGTCTTTCCTGACTGTTCGTCCAATGCCGAAAGGAATTAAGACGATCCCAGAACTTGCCGAGGCTGTCCGAAAAGGAACTTTCAGATTCTATGTTCCTGCGGGAAGCCTCAATGCCGAATTCTTGGCACAGAGCGACTCCGAAGACTTCCGAACAATTGGATTGGcgatacagaaaaataattggaTGGAAGTTCTCGAGTACAGAAACGAGAAAATTGGAGAAGGAAAAGCCATTGAAGAAGCTCGCGccatttttcacataaaatatggGAAACCACCCTTTTCTACTGTTTCTGTTGCCGACGATTCGTTTGGAATTTGGAGCGCAGGGGTAGTGATAAGAAAAGGATTTTGTTGTTTGGAGAATATTAACACGGCAATATTGAGAATCAATAATGGCGGACTCTACCAGAAAATATTAGATGACGAAGCTTTTCAGCAGCAGTATAAGCTTTTTTCGAGAAAATTACCTGATTCAGGTGTTAGAAAATTAGGGCTAGAAGAATTGTCAGGGAGTTTCTTCTTGCTCATGTTAGGCTACATTatatcatttttgatattaataatagaGCGAATTTATAACCGATGCACCAGAGAGGAAATGCAACcgtaa